A region of the Fusobacteria bacterium ZRK30 genome:
TCCAATAATTTCATCAAAGTCCCGATATCTCTTAAGTTTGGTACATTATGTAAAATATGAGTTCCTTTTTCTATTATTGTTGCTGTTATTATTGGCAGTGCCGCATTTTTCGCTCCACTTACTTCCAGTGTTCCACTGAGTGGATTTCCACCCTTTATTTTAAAAGCTCCTATCATCTTTATTCATTTCCTCCTAATTTCTTCCGATCTCTACATACCGGACAGTTAGTTCCTAATAATTTATCTATAATATTAAGCCTTTTAAATTTATCTAAATAACTAGGTAATTTGTCCTCAATTCTGAGATAACACTCATTACAAATACTCTTATTTTGATTTTTAGAAAATTCATATCCCAGTCCCACATCTAAAAAATCCTGATCCATATCCCTTACAACCAATTCCTTGTCTTCATTATCTAAAGATTCATTTGAAACCACTATAAGTCCTATATCACCTAAATAGCTGAGACCATCTATAAGTTCATATCTAAAGTCCAGCTTTTCTGCTTCCTTTATATATGGTTTTAGATATTTCAGTCCCACATCTCTCCTTAATTTTAAAAGTTTAGCACGGTCACTTTTCATAGCTTCTATTATTTCCAAATAGATCTCATCTTCCACCAATTGATCTATCTTTAAAGCTATTATTACTCGCTCCCTATATTCATCTAAATAATACTTTTTTTCGTGCTGAATACTATATAATTGATTCATTTTTTTTTCTTTTTCATCCAACAAATCCAAATGATTCATTTCTTTCATAGTTATCATCCTTTTTTTTTAAGTTCAATTATAATTATACCACATTAAGGTCTTTTTTCAATCCTTCCCAACAAATTAGTTATTTTTGATGCCTATTAATTATTCTTTTCTAATATCCACAACAAAAACCATCAAGATTTTAAAATATTATTACTCAATAGTGTATATATAATGTATAATTTAATAAAACAACCTAATGTGGAGGCACCTATGAAAAAATTAATATTTTTATTTATAGTACTATTCAACATCACTTGTTATTCTATCACCATAACAATAATTGGGGAAGATCGATCCCCCCTAAAAGAAGTTATTGCAAATATCAATAATCAAGTTAAAATCAGTGATTCAAAGGGCCACGTCGCCTTCAATATCTCGGAAGAGATCCTAAACATTTCCATCTCCAAAGAGGGTTACAAAGAGGAAGTTCTCACCCTGAAAAAATCCAAAGATGAGGTACAAAACCTTACCCTTGTAATGAAAAAAATAAATACTTCCTATGTTACATTTGAATTTCCTGTAAGCAGTGGATTGATCGAGTATCGCGAGGTCGGGACAAGCAGATACACCAAGGTTCCTTTCTTAGGGGGTTCAAAGTCCATTGAATTTTTATCGGGTACCTATGAATTTATATTTTCAGCAAAGGACTCTAAAAAGAATAAACAAATATTAAATTTTAAAGACAAGTCCGAACATCTCTTGATAGATATCAATATTCCTAAAAACAATTTTTTTATCCTGGGAAATATCTCCAAGAATAAAGGGATAAAGTTCTATAAAAATAATATCGGCAAAGTTGTTCCTCCTAAAGATCTCACTCTTGTAATCTTTAAAAATGGTGAGTTTAAAACAAAAATCAAACTTAAAAACACCTTTGTCCCTGTTGAATTAGAGGATGGAATTTATGATTTTATGATTGAAGGCAGGTTTTATTCCAACCTCTATTTCAGAGGCCTTAAAATAAACTCCTCTGTAAACAAAAATATAGTGATTTCTATTCCATCTGTACAGACTACTATCCGTGGTGTTGTAAAAAATAATGACCAATTTATTGGTGGATCCAAAATTTTATTTACAGATGTCGATAACAATTCCTACGAAACTATGAGTACCTTTGCAGGTGAGTTTTCTATAAATTTACCTCCTCAAAAATATAAAATAACCCTCAATAAACCTGGGTTTGTTTTGAAAAAAAGTCAAAATTTAATATATGACTTCAGTGCACCTAATGAAACTTATAACCTCAACCTCAACACAAGAGAACTTCTCAGTAATGTCGAAGGTCTAGTCACGGATGACAAAGGTATACCTATTTCAAATGCCGATGTTATGGTCAAAAACGGAGATAAAATAATATATTTAAAAAGTGATGACTTTGGAAATTTTTCTACATCCACACTTCCTGGTCTATTGTTTATAAAGGTAGAAAAAGATGGATATAAAGCCTTTGGTGTTGTAACAAAATTAGAGCGTTTTTCCACCCTTTCCGGTTTAAAAATTTCTCTGACGCCATACCTGTCTAATATCTCGGGGATAGTAGGTAATAGTTTTACTCCACTAAGTAACCTCCACCTGACCCTTAGAAATAGCCAGGGAGAAGTTGTGGCCAACACCATTTCTAATCAAAATGGATACTACGAATTTTCTGACATCAAGATAAATAACAACTATTTTATCAGTGTAGGGGTACAGTCCTACAAATATTATTATTCTGATGTTTTTACCCTGACAAAGGATGACATAATAAATAAAAATATTATCCTGCAGGGTAGAAAGATCCGAGTCCATTTAGAACTTTTAAGCAGTTCTAATACACCACTCCGTAATCAGGAAGTCATTGTAGAAGGTACAGTTTATAAGACTGATACCAACGGTTTCTTATTATTAGAGCTTCCTGAAAATAAAAAAAATATAGACATACAAGTAAAGTCCTATGGCTATCAAAAACAGATCGATCTAAGTACCATGTCTACAAATCCAAATCAATTGACTTTAATCATCAAATAATAATTAGAGAGGTGACCTATTAGGTCACCTCTCTTTTAATTTTTAATCTTCTTCTATTCCCATATTTGCTACTCCATTTAATTTTAAATCAGCAAATATTTTATCTGAATCTCCATAGGTCAACTTATAGTATCCTGCTGCTGCAATCATCCCGGCATTGTCGGTACATAATTTCATAGATGGATAAAAAACTTCTATTCCCTCTGATTTTGATCTCTCCAACAGCTCTTTTCTCAATAATGAGTTAGCCGCTACTCCCCCTGCTATAAGGATATTTTTAACCCCTTTTTCCTTGGCTGCTTTAATTGTTTTCTTACACAATATGTCCACTACTCTATTCTGAAAAGCCGCTGCTACATCGGCAGGATTATACTCCTCTTTTTTCATATTCATCTTATTTACATAGTTTATAACAGATGTTTTTACTCCTGAAAAACTAAACTCATAACCTCCAACCTTGGGTTCCGGCATAGGAATCTTATTACTATCCCCCTCATATGCCAATTTATCTATTACTGGTCCACCAGGATATCCTAATCCCATTACTCTTGACACCTTGTCATAAGATTCTCCTACTGCGTCATCCAGAGTTCCTCCCAGATTAAAGAATTTATGATTTTCATCGATATATATTATATTTGTATGGCCTCCAGATACTACTAATGCAATTGCAGGAAGTTCTACCTTGTGCTCTAAAAAGTTAGCATAGATATGTCCCTTTATATGGTGTACCGGTATTATCGGTATATCTCTTCCATAAGATATCCCTTTGGCAAAAGAAATCCCCACTAAAAGTGCTCCTATAAGACCAGGTGCATAGGTTACTGCTATATAATCTACATCATCCAGAGTTATCCCGGCTTCTTTTAAACTAACTTCCATTATCGTCGCTATATTCTTAATATGGTGCCTCGAAGCTATCTCAGGGACAACTCCTCCATATTCTTTGTGTATATCTATCTGTGATGAGATATGATTGGACAACATCTCCTTTCCATCTTTCAAGACTGATATAGACGTTTCATCACACGATGTTTCTATTCCTAATATAATCATTTTTTCTCCCTTGTATCATCTCTATTTTATTTTTTCCTCAAATTTATATCAAATCGAAACCTATTTTTTGCAGCAAATATTTTATCTGATTTTTATCAACTTTTTTTATAGCTATCTTTCCCATTTTTTTTTCAAACATAATATTTTTATCCTCTTTTTTATCATCGTACATAAGCTGTGCTTCTCCTATTCTTACCTTAGGAAATTCAGCTTCTTCTATATATACAAAACTAGTTTGATGTTTGTTAAAATCACATCCGGCATGGAGAGTCCCGTGAGCTTTTCCATAAACAAATATATTTTTCCTGCTCTGTACATATGATCCGGGATTCAGGTTTCCTAATATCACTACATTGGTCTCTGAATTAATTTTTTCCCCTGACCTTAAATTTCCATAATGAAATTTATAATCAACTTTTTTCTCCGCCACCTTATTTGATTTATCAGCTTTTTCCAGTGATTTTAAACTTACAGTAGATTCTATTATTTTTTCTAACTGTAATATTTGACTCTCACTAAAATTTGAATTTATTATCTTATAAAATTTTAACGTCTTCAGTAATTTATAGTTTTTTATAACTATACTTTTTAACTCTACCTCTATCACCTCAAAAACTGTAGTTGAAGGTATTTTTATTCCTACTAAATTTCCTGATATATTTAATTTTATCTTCTCCATACCTCCTCCTATTTTATTTAAAGATATATTTTTTCACTTTATATTCTATAACTCCATTTAACCCTTTGTCAATACAATTTTTTTTAGGCTCGATTCAATATATTTCAATATGTGTCATATATTATTTTTTAAAGGATTTAATCTTTTAAACGGTATAGTATAACGATCAAATTTATTTTTAGGAGGTAAAGTTATGAATTACGTAGATTATTTTTCTACTCTTTTTATCACTTATGGAATTAAACTTCTCTACGCTCTATTAATATGGGTTGTTGGAAAGTTTATCATCAGTAAATTAATGCTGTTGGTAGACAAGAAAATGGAACTCGCTCATACTGAAATTACGTTAAAGAAATTTTTACATTCTATAGTTAATACACTTTTTTATACTTTTTTATTTATTATTATCATCTCTACACTGGGGATCCAAACAGCATCCTTTATAGCAGTACTAGGTGCAGCTTCTTTAGCTATTGGATTTGCACTTCAAGGCAGTTTAGCTAACTTTGCTGGCGGAGTATTAATTATTCTCT
Encoded here:
- a CDS encoding carboxypeptidase-like regulatory domain-containing protein; the encoded protein is MKKLIFLFIVLFNITCYSITITIIGEDRSPLKEVIANINNQVKISDSKGHVAFNISEEILNISISKEGYKEEVLTLKKSKDEVQNLTLVMKKINTSYVTFEFPVSSGLIEYREVGTSRYTKVPFLGGSKSIEFLSGTYEFIFSAKDSKKNKQILNFKDKSEHLLIDINIPKNNFFILGNISKNKGIKFYKNNIGKVVPPKDLTLVIFKNGEFKTKIKLKNTFVPVELEDGIYDFMIEGRFYSNLYFRGLKINSSVNKNIVISIPSVQTTIRGVVKNNDQFIGGSKILFTDVDNNSYETMSTFAGEFSINLPPQKYKITLNKPGFVLKKSQNLIYDFSAPNETYNLNLNTRELLSNVEGLVTDDKGIPISNADVMVKNGDKIIYLKSDDFGNFSTSTLPGLLFIKVEKDGYKAFGVVTKLERFSTLSGLKISLTPYLSNISGIVGNSFTPLSNLHLTLRNSQGEVVANTISNQNGYYEFSDIKINNNYFISVGVQSYKYYYSDVFTLTKDDIINKNIILQGRKIRVHLELLSSSNTPLRNQEVIVEGTVYKTDTNGFLLLELPENKKNIDIQVKSYGYQKQIDLSTMSTNPNQLTLIIK
- a CDS encoding YueI family protein gives rise to the protein MKEMNHLDLLDEKEKKMNQLYSIQHEKKYYLDEYRERVIIALKIDQLVEDEIYLEIIEAMKSDRAKLLKLRRDVGLKYLKPYIKEAEKLDFRYELIDGLSYLGDIGLIVVSNESLDNEDKELVVRDMDQDFLDVGLGYEFSKNQNKSICNECYLRIEDKLPSYLDKFKRLNIIDKLLGTNCPVCRDRKKLGGNE
- the tsaD gene encoding tRNA (adenosine(37)-N6)-threonylcarbamoyltransferase complex transferase subunit TsaD is translated as MIILGIETSCDETSISVLKDGKEMLSNHISSQIDIHKEYGGVVPEIASRHHIKNIATIMEVSLKEAGITLDDVDYIAVTYAPGLIGALLVGISFAKGISYGRDIPIIPVHHIKGHIYANFLEHKVELPAIALVVSGGHTNIIYIDENHKFFNLGGTLDDAVGESYDKVSRVMGLGYPGGPVIDKLAYEGDSNKIPMPEPKVGGYEFSFSGVKTSVINYVNKMNMKKEEYNPADVAAAFQNRVVDILCKKTIKAAKEKGVKNILIAGGVAANSLLRKELLERSKSEGIEVFYPSMKLCTDNAGMIAAAGYYKLTYGDSDKIFADLKLNGVANMGIEED